The Candidozyma auris chromosome 1, complete sequence genome includes a region encoding these proteins:
- the SKI8 gene encoding SKI complex subunit WD repeat protein SKI8, with protein MGKQYISTVTASHAHQSDISGVAMTDKYTVTVSSDGYAAFWDNKKDEVHNPSEHVVRKLIDPIGIHHVAAYQNIPPDSTNKVVLLAFACFDGSIRFRYYVNDDLETFTELPTGSTFKANFWTPGFYKDPKSKQDMFIATKASGSAAVYALNVKDEDGKIQIVISSLLGELHITVNNASFPNSLGVSKGPEGLVAVGYTSGDVAVFSLHGLKALFTFYSTDLQIAENIGSSSVPRVLEFSPGGSLLAVARDNQSAGSITLYDVEYGESVGSLTTSSHSAKTTVGGFAHEGWIMGLDFNEDGSLLASCGFDKCIRVWNIESREREATIQVNVTDLENTEHDESIDSSVCSGVAFINRGIRAGAGGDSNEGLCVVSFDRGVRWYREAGGI; from the coding sequence ATGGGAAAGCAGTATATTCTGACAGTCACGGCGTCACACGCCCACCAGCTGGATATTCTGGGGGTGGCTATGACAGACAAATACACTGTCACGGTTTCCAGTGACGGCTACGCGGCTTTCTGGGATAACAAGAAAGACGAAGTCCACAATCCATCGGAGCATGTTGTGAGGAAATTGATAGACCCGATCGGCATTCACCATGTTGCTGCATACCAGAATATTCCCCCAGATCTGACAAACAAGGTTGTCTTGTTGGCTTTTGCCTGTTTCGATGGCTCCATCAGGTTTCGCTACTACGTCAACGATGACCTTGAAACCTTCACCGAATTACCCACCGGATCCACATTTAAAGCTAACTTCTGGACGCCTGGCTTTTACAAAGACCCAAAGTCAAAGCAGGATATGTTCATTGCCACAAAAGCTAGTGGCCTGGCTGCAGTGTATGCTTTAAATGtcaaggatgaagatggcaagATACAGATCGTTATCTCTCTGTTACTAGGCGAGCTTCACATCACAGTCAACAATGCTTCATTTCCAAACTCCTTGGGCGTGTCAAAAGGACCTGAGGGCCTTGTAGCTGTGGGTTACACTTCCGGCGATGTTGCTGTATTCAGTTTGCATGGTCTCAAAGCATTGTTTACTTTTTACTCGACCGACCTTCAGATCGCCGAGAACATAGGGTCTAGCTCAGTTCCTCGTGTTCTTGAATTCTCTCCTGGTGGTTCACTTTTGGCTGTTGCCAGAGACAACCAGTCTGCCGGTCTGATCACGCTTTACGATGTGGAGTACGGCGAGAGTGTGGGTTCGTTAACCACGTCGTCACATTCAGCCAAAACTACTGTCGGAGGGTTTGCACATGAGGGGTGGATAATGGGTCTTGATTTCAATGAAGACGGCCTGCTTCTAGCCAGTTGTGGATTCGACAAATGCATAAGGGTATGGAATATTGAAAGCCGTGAACGTGAAGCTACCATTCAGGTCAACGTCACTGACTTGGAAAACACTGAACACGACGAAAGCATAGATAGCAGTGTTTGCAGTGGCGTTGCCTTCATCAATAGAGGAATTAGAGCTGGAGCTGGTGGTGATTCCAATGAGGGTCTCTGCGTGGTGAGCTTTGACCGTGGTGTGCGCTGGTACAGAGAGGCAGGAGGGATCTGA
- a CDS encoding S-adenosylmethionine-dependent methyltransferase, with translation MLPTPEVAVDDNVYEPAEDSFLLLDCFEKVMEPLQSKYTCPVVCEIGAGSGVVTAFLKLHIFPEALYLATDVNPTACSTIRATLRKNKAETASGSVSVLQMSLMSGIREKAIDILLFNPPYVPAEEVPEIPKTDSDYTWLDLALLGGPDGMVVTWQVLDHLDDHLAPGGIAFILFCARNKPEEVASIMRSRGWLVETVIHRKAGWEVLSVLSFTRGSVEG, from the coding sequence ATGCTTCCAACTCCGGAAGTTGCTGTGGACGACAATGTGTATGAACCAGCAGAGGACTCATTTCTCCTACTAGACTGTTTCGAGAAAGTGATGGAGCCTTTGCAGCTGAAATATACATGTCCAGTGGTCTGTGAAATAGGTGCCGGCTCAGGTGTCGTCACGGCGTTCCTCAAATTGCATATATTTCCTGAAGCTTTATACCTAGCTACTGATGTCAATCCTACAGCATGCTCCACGATACGAGCCACACTCAGAAAGAATAAGGCAGAAACTGCTTCTGGGTCTGTTTCTGTTCTCCAGATGAGCCTAATGTCTGGCATAAGAGAAAAAGCTATAGACATTCTCTTATTCAATCCGCCTTACGTTCCAGCCGAAGAGGTTCCTGAGATTCCGAAGACAGACAGCGACTACACATGGCTCGACTTGGCGCTCCTAGGAGGTCCCGACGGAATGGTGGTCACATGGCAGGTTTTGGACCATTTAGACGACCACTTAGCGCCAGGTGGAATTGCTTTCATACTATTTTGTGCGAGAAACAAACCGGAGGAAGTTGCTTCCATCATGAGAAGTCGAGGATGGCTCGTGGAGACAGTGATACATAGGAAGGCTGGATGGGAGGTACTCAGTGTTCTTCTGTTTACCAGAGGTAGTGTTGAAGGATAA
- the RPA135 gene encoding DNA-directed RNA polymerase I core subunit RPA135 has translation MGAQFRTLEREQRFKNPPKDKSAFPLLADAVAPHIGSFNALTEGPGGGLLNLGVKDIGTKTIFDSTDELRLGNKLEIRVDSVQLAKPAVPPTDKLSVNRKTFPSECRERMTTYRGKLMLKVTWSVNGGEEVSEIRDAGQVPIMLNTNRCHLERLSPNELVAAKEESDELGGYFIVNGIEKLIRMLIVQRRNHPMALIRPSFGNRGASYTKFGCQIRCVRPDQTSQTNVLHYLKDGNVTFRFSWRKNEYLVPVVMILKALMETNDREIFDGIVASDTSNSFLTDRLELLLRTYKTYDLYSQKETLAYLGDKFRIVLDAPADMSDIDVGKELIKKIVLVHLPKNADKFRMLLFMIRKLYTLVAGDCCPDNPDATQHQEVLLGGFLYGMIIKEKIEEYLQNIKVQITSDINRGNRVNFNDRKYMSRVFMRVNENVGQKLQYFLSTGNLVSQSGLDLQQVSGYTVVAEKINFHRFISHFRMVHRGSFFAELKTTTVRKLLPESWGFLCPVHTPDGSPCGLLNHLAHKCKISTEDSDVSQIPIALAKLGVSPAHTFAAGPKMCCVQLDGRIVGWTTHEQGKIVAESLRYWKVNGQKGLPLDLEIGYVPPSSKGQYPGLFIFSGRSRMMRPTKYLPLEKEDILGPFEQVYMNIAVTPQEIEPKIHTHVEWAPTNILSILANLTPFSDFNQSPRNMYQCQMGKQTMGTPGTALVHRSDNKLYRLQTGQTPIVKANLYDDYGMDNFPNGMNAVVAVISYTGYDMDDAMIINKSADERGFGYGTVYKVEKVDLSTSRKRGDPIIQHLGFGDDDYPEAWKEKLDDDGLPIIGVHVEEGDPICAYYDDTIGKTRVKTYHSSEPAYIEEVKLLADETGDSECQQLTIKFRVTRAPLIGDKFSSRHGQKGVCSRKWPQIDMPFSESGIQPDVIINPHAFPSRMTIGMFVESLAGKAGAMHGIAQDSTPWTFSESDTPADYFGEQLRKAGYNYHGNEPMYSGVTGEELRCDIYIGVVYYQRLRHMVNDKFQVRSTGPVNSLTMQPVKGRKRNGGIRVGEMERDALIGHGTSYLLQDRLLNCSDYTQTPICRTCGSLLNTQMSVPRIGTFASIRCRGCAEKFETYAKSGQQVNEADIWEDGSGTKFVGGDNTTTVAIPFVLKYLDSELAAMGIKMRYNVEPQ, from the coding sequence ATGGGGGCCCAATTTAGGACTCTCGAACGTGAGCAGAGGTTCAAGAACCCTCCCAAAGATAAATCGGCCTTCCCACTTCTAGCGGACGCCGTGGCGCCTCACATCGGCTCCTTCAATGCCCTCACCGAAGGGCCTGGAGGAGGCCTTCTCAACTTAGGTGTCAAGGATATTGGCACCAAGACGATATTTGATTCGACGGATGAATTGAGACTAGGCAACAAGCTTGAAATCAGAGTGGACTCTGTCCAGTTGGCTAAACCTGCGGTGCCTCCCACAGATAAGCTTTCAGTAAATCGAAAGACTTTCCCCTCAGAGTGCAGAGAGAGAATGACCACCTACAGAGGTaagttgatgttgaaggTAACGTGGCTGGTGAATGGAGGAGAGGAGGTCTCCGAAATCCGTGATGCTGGTCAGGTGCCTATTATGCTCAATACCAACAGATGTCATTTGGAAAGATTGTCTCCAAACGAGCTAGTCGCTgccaaagaggaaagtGACGAGTTGGGAGGTTACTTCATTGTGAATGGTATCGAAAAATTGATTCGTATGTTGATtgtccaaagaagaaaccatCCCATGGCTCTTATTCGTCCTTCGTTCGGTAACAGAGGTGCATCTTACACGAAGTTCGGATGTCAGATTAGATGTGTTCGGCCGGACCAGACTTCCCAGACCAATGTTTTACACTATTTGAAAGATGGAAATGTCACCTTCAGATTCTCGTGGCGTAAGAACGAGTACTTGGTGCCAGTAgtgatgatcttgaaggCATTGATGGAGACCAACGACAGAGAAATTTTCGACGGAATTGTTGCTTCCGATActtccaactccttcttgactGATCGTCTCGAACTTTTGCTTAGAACCTACAAAACCTACGACCTTTACTCGCAAAAGGAGACCTTGGCATACTTGGGTGATAAGTTCAGAATCGTTCTCGATGCTCCCGCAGACATGTCAGACATAGACGTCGGAAAggagctcatcaagaagattgttCTCGTTCACTTGCCTAAAAATGCAGACAAGTTCCGCATGTTATTGTTCATGATCCGTAAGTTATACACCTTGGTTGCCGGCGATTGCTGTCCTGACAATCCAGATGCTACTCAGCATCAAGAGGTCTTGTTGGGTGGGTTCCTTTACGGGATGATTATtaaagagaagatcgaaGAGTACTTACAGAACATCAAAGTTCAGATCACTTCGGACATCAACAGAGGAAACAGAGTGAATTTCAATGACAGAAAGTACATGTCCCGTGTCTTCATGAGAGTAAATGAGAATGTGGGTCAAAAATTGCAATATTTCCTCTCTACCGGTAATCTTGTTTCTCAGTCGGGCTTGGACTTGCAGCAAGTGTCTGGTTATactgttgttgctgaaaaGATTAACTTCCACAGATTCATCTCCCATTTTAGAATGGTTCATAGAGGTTCCTTTTTTGCGGAGTTGAAGACAACAACTGTCAGGAAGTTGTTACCAGAATCTTGGGGTTTCTTATGTCCTGTGCACACACCCGATGGTTCTCCATGTGGTTTATTGAATCACTTAGCTCACAAATGTAAGATTTCAACAGAAGATTCCGACGTTTCTCAAATACCTATTGCGTTGGCTAAGTTGGGTGTCTCGCCCGCTCATACTTTCGCCGCGGGGCCCAAGATGTGCTGTGTTCAATTGGACGGTCGTATTGTCGGCTGGACTACTCACGAGCAGGGTAAGATCGTGGCTGAATCCTTGAGGTACTGGAAAGTCAATGGTCAAAAGGGTTTACCTCTCGATTTGGAAATTGGTTACGTTCCTCCGTCTTCCAAGGGTCAGTATCCTGGTTTGTTTATTTTCAGCGGCCGCTCCAGAATGATGAGACCAACGAAGTATTTGCCATTGGAAAAGGAAGATATCTTGGGCCCATTCGAGCAAGTTTACATGAATATTGCTGTCACCCCGCAAGAGATTGAGCCTAAAATCCATACACACGTTGAGTGGGCTCCAACCAACATTTTGTCTATTTTGGCTAATTTGACTCCATTTTCTGACTTTAACCAGTCGCCTAGAAACATGTATCAGTGTCAGATGGGTAAGCAAACCATGGGTACGCCGGGTACCGCATTGGTTCACAGATCAGACAACAAGCTCTATAGACTACAAACTGGTCAGACACCTATTGTGAAAGCAAATCTATACGATGATTACGGTATGGACAACTTTCCCAACGGTATGAACGCAGTTGTTGCTGTCATTTCTTACACTGGTTATGATATGGATGATGCTATGATTATCAATAAGTCTGCTGATGAAAGAGGCTTTGGCTACGGTACAGTCTACAAGGTTGAGAAGGTCGATCTTTCTACATCCCGTAAGAGAGGTGACCCGATCATTCAGCACTTAGGTTTCGGCGATGATGACTATCCAGAGGCATGGAAAGAAAAGTTGGATGACGATGGATTGCCAATCATTGGTGTTCACGTTGAAGAGGGCGACCCAATCTGTGCATACTATGATGACACTATAGGCAAAACTAGGGTTAAGACGTACCATTCGAGTGAGCCTGCTTATATCGAAGAGGTCAAACTCTTGGCTGACGAAACAGGGGACTCAGAATGTCAACAGCTCACCATCAAATTTAGAGTTACTAGAGCACCATTGATAGGAGATAAGTTCTCTTCGAGACACGGTCAAAAAGGTGTTTGTTCTAGAAAATGGCCACAGATTGATATGCCTTTCTCCGAGAGTGGAATCCAGCCTGATGTTATCATTAATCCTCACGCTTTCCCATCTCGTATGACCATCGGTATGTTTGTCGAGTCTCTTGCCGGTAAAGCTGGTGCCATGCACGGTATTGCTCAAGACTCTACTCCATGGACATTCAGTGAAAGTGATACCCCCGCTGACTACTTTGGAGAACAGTTGAGGAAGGCTGGCTACAATTACCACGGTAACGAACCGATGTATTCTGGTGTTACCGGTGAAGAACTTCGTTGCGACATTTACATCGGAGTCGTCTACTATCAGAGATTGAGACATATGGTCAACGACAAGTTCCAGGTGAGATCAACCGGACCTGTCAACTCTTTGACTATGCAGCCCGTCAAGGGTCGTAAGAGAAACGGTGGTATCCGTGTGGGTGAGATGGAAAGGGATGCCTTGATTGGTCATGGTACATCCTACTTACTTCAGGACAGATTGTTGAATTGTTCTGATTATACTCAAACACCAATTTGTCGTACATGTGGCTCTTTGCTAAATACCCAGATGTCTGTCCCACGCATTGGAACTTTTGCGTCTATTAGATGCCGTGGATGTGCTGAGAAATTCGAGACTTACGCCAAAAGCGGACAGCAAGTAAATGAAGCTGATATTTGGGAGGACGGACTGGGTACTAAGTTTGTGGGCGGCGACAATACAACGACTGTTGCCATTCCGTTCGTTTTGAAATATTTGGACTCGGAGTTAGCCGCTATGGGTATCAAGATGAGGTACAATGTTGAACCTCAATAA
- a CDS encoding mRNA splicing protein MSL5, protein MSRPTKWGGTKCRTVQFGTEKLDTIITGHLTQEQIDAYQRYFRVEEISHYLRLGGGNRTSLVDVLPSSRVQSFKRDPSPPPQYDSSGNRTNTREARIRGQLEKERDVLVELAATTIKNYDPPVDYRRPEKTSEKLYIPNKEYPDINFVGLLLGPRGNTLRQLEEKSGAKLAIRGKGSVKDGKSITDGRGGAPVEDDLHVLISADKTAKIQKAIELANEVMDKAISSPVGQNDLKRDQLRELAVLNGTLRETKPFVPPEVLGQRKPPMKDITSVVCRFCGKVGHYSRDCKLRNGEGANSSRSFNSPSSGIQEGRASSRGETDSYSPRAEKRGREEELPPWKRQKPATISQIGTQQRSTPPPPPPPATVSQPPPPPPPPSGASIPPPPPPSGNLPPPPPSSEATSSALPPPPPALQSTKTPPPPPPS, encoded by the coding sequence ATGTCTCGACCAACTAAGTGGGGAGGTACGAAATGCCGAACTGTACAATTCGGAacagagaagttggacACCATTATCACCGGTCACTTGACCCAAGAACAGATCGATGCCTACCAAAGATACTTTCGTGTAGAAGAGATTCTGCACTATCTACGCTTGGGAGGAGGAAACAGAACCAGTTTGGTGGATGTTTTACCTCTGAGCAGAGTGCAAAGCTTCAAGCGTGATCCATCTCCACCACCTCAGTACGATCTGAGCGGTAATAGAACAAACACTAGAGAAGCACGCATCAGAGGtcaacttgagaaagaaagagatgtTTTGGTGGAGCTTGCAGCAACAACCATTAAAAACTACGACCCTCCTGTGGATTACCGCCGCCCAGAGAAGACAAGTGAAAAGCTCTATATTCCAAACAAAGAGTATCCTGATATTAACTTTGTGGGTCTACTTCTAGGACCTAGAGGGAACACGCTACGTCAacttgaggagaagagTGGAGCGAAACTAGCCATCAGAGGAAAGGGCTCTGTGAAAGACGGAAAGAGTATCACTGATGGCAGAGGAGGCGCTCCAGTGGAAGACGACTTGCACGTATTGATCCTGGCAGACAAGACGGCAAAGATCCAGAAAGCTATAGAGTTGGCAAATGAGGTGATGGACAAGGCAATTCTGTCACCAGTAGGACAAAAtgatttgaagagagaCCAGCTACGTGAGCTAGCGGTTCTCAATGGTACTCTTCGAGAGACCAAGCCGTTTGTTCCTCCAGAAGTGCTTGGCCAGAGAAAACCTCCTATGAAAGATATCACACTGGTTGTATGTCGTTTTTGTGGAAAGGTAGGTCATTACTCCAGAGATTGTAAGTTGAGAAATGGAGAGGGTGCAAATTCTTCTCGCAGTTTCAATAGCCCGAGCCTGGGTATTCAGGAGGGAAGGGCTTCCTCTAGAGGTGAAACAGACTCCTACAGTCCAAGGGCCGAAAAGAGAGGccgtgaagaagagcttcctCCTTGGAAGCGTCAGAAACCGGCGACAATATCTCAAATTGGTACTCAGCAACGATCTACACCTCCTCCGCCTCCTCCCCCTGCCACAGTGTCCCAACCgcctccacctcctccacctccttcaGGTGCTAGTATACCACCACCCCCACCACCATCTGGAAATCTTCCCccacctcctccttcaagcGAAGCAACCCTGTCAGCACTTCCCCCACCTCCACCTGCTCTTCAATCAACCAAAacacctcctcctccacctccgTCCTAG
- the NUP82 gene encoding linker nucleoporin, whose product MPSFGQSLASSNSFRHFPHKNISCFANRDDSELFFASGGTLVAVDLTTKTHPYKVLDIGATYEIREIKLNPIKTLLALICLQHVIIVDLKDIPYSDPNASWQPLKFVVGGSDEDFLSATWHPANSTSTEIVVLTKSRIQSFDIFSFNHYKQFDKSLVELGIKDGATSIAFGSSSSLPGSLTLYVCTSSGHIHCIYPFLHKQRAIRATIASIDSFVAETQELVDSILPKYPPRVTAGHPSINDLLTQLNFATHLKEQASSLSWPSSNSQKFLCLKPMEIGSFTIGPLAQVPKGSKIISTESSESIIVAYNDTSSQFEIAYLAQFSPLIMTMTYDISRPEQANGKSNAMKKSDGSKYVRPNKGFGFVVDSDDEADTNDETQLQEYNKNWEFYELKIKCMKFILNFGKLTVLASEAYHKKSQNPSHIKAISNGRLVIGAGTTILLADYNEWLSKLRSDFPQGAEKFTCSKSIFTTDEAINAFDLIDDTIAGSGIHILAELVGGGVIVAPIHTHEHKKVHPRPKESMSSRFTPTTIREGGISCSDLKKLIPEMSNSPPKFTSNSRDASDLLALTKISDLMRSRVFQLSKFIVALNCKLEIQQQRNSFHGEKLSSFKVISNYITREAQYSSQIKNLKDRQMQLESRAKKAYLSIINRLEAIKQLRQMPLSNAEQSWFRELNELATKLKSTSEPEGFGTRLQAFVKQSKQLIETLKQSPPTDQLERSMYSLSLNNNVLNVGQHLSTQAQLIESVKERLRKSIESLQIVTGV is encoded by the coding sequence atGCCGTCATTTGGACAGTCATTGGCAAGTAGCAACTCTTTTCGACACTTTCCTCACAAAAACATATCCTGCTTTGCCAACAGGGATGATCTGGAATTGTTTTTTGCTTCGGGTGGGACACTCGTCGCTGTCGACTTGACTACAAAAACGCACCCATACAAGGTGTTGGACATTGGAGCGACGTACGAGATTAGAGAGATCAAGCTCAATCCTATCAAGACCTTATTGGCGTTGATCTGCTTGCAACATGTGATAATTGTTGATTTGAAAGACATCCCTTATTCTGATCCCAATGCTTCGTGGCAACCGCTCAAGTTCGTCGTTGGAGGGTCAGACGAGGACTTCTTGTCTGCAACGTGGCATCCTGCTAATAGTACGTCCACAGAGATCGTGGTGCTAACGAAACTGCGAATTCAATCCTTCGacattttctctttcaatCATTATAAACAATTCGACAAATcacttgttgagcttggcATAAAAGATGGTGCCACTTCGATAGCATTCGGCTCTTCCTCAAGCTTACCAGGCTCTTTGACTCTTTATGTTTGTACATCAAGTGGTCATATTCACTGCATCTACCCATTTTTGCACAAGCAGAGAGCTATCAGAGCAACCATAGCCTCAATAGATCTGTTTGTCGCTGAAACACAGGAACTTGTCGACTCCATATTGCCAAAATACCCTCCTCGAGTCACTGCAGGGCACCCTTCGATCAATGACTTGTTGACACAACTCAATTTTGCGACCCATCTCAAAGAGCAAGCGAGTTCTTTGCTGTGGCCGTCCtcaaattctcaaaaatttctttgtttAAAACCCATGGAGATTGGCAGCTTCACAATTGGTCCTTTAGCGCAGGTGCCCAAAGGTTCGAAAATTATACTGACTGAAAGCTCAGAGTCGATTATCGTTGCCTACAATGATAcctcttctcaatttgAGATTGCATATTTGGCTCAGTTTAGCCCACTTATCATGACTATGACATACGACATATCTAGACCTGAACAAGCTAACGGTAAGTCTAATGCAATGAAAAAATCGGACGGTTCGAAGTATGTGAGGCCCAATAAAGGCTTTGGTTTTGTGGTGGATTCAGACGACGAGGCAGACACAAATGATGAAACACAGCTTCAAGAATACAACAAAAACTGGGAGTTTTATGAACTTAAAATAAAATGCATGAAGTTCATTTTAAACTTTGGGAAACTCACAGTTTTGGCCAGTGAGGCGTATCACAAGAAACTGCAAAACCCTCTGCATATCAAAGCCATAAGCAATGGCAGGCTAGTAATTGGTGCTGGCACTACAATCCTATTGGCTGACTATAATGAATGGTTATCGAAGCTTAGGAGTGATTTCCCTCAGGGTGCAGAGAAGTTTACGTGCTCTAAGTCGATATTCACCACCGATGAAGCAATCAATGcttttgatctcattgatgacaCGATAGCGGGATCTGGTATTCATATACTTGCTGAGCTAGTTGGCGGAGGAGTTATTGTTGCTCCAATCCATACCCACGAGCACAAGAAAGTTCATCCCAGACCAAAAGAAAGTATGAGCAGCAGGTTCACACCCACAACTATTCGTGAAGGCGGCATTTCGTGTctggacttgaagaagctaaTACCTGAAATGTCAAACTCTCCACCGAAGTTTACCAGTAACCTGAGAGACGCGTCTGATCTACTTGCTTTGACAAAAATCTCAGATTTGATGAGGTCAAGAGTGTTCCAGCTCTCCAAATTCATTGTTGCTCTCAATTGCAAGCTAGAGATTCAGCAGCAAAGAAACAGTTTCCATGGTGAGAAGCTTTCATCTTTCAAAGTGATCTCTAATTACATTACTAGAGAAGCCCAATACAGTTCTCAAATAAAAAACTTGAAAGATCGTCAGATGCAGCTTGAAAGCCgtgcaaagaaagcataCTTAAGCATAATTAACCGCCTTGAAGCTATCAAGCAATTAAGACAAATGCCGCTTTCCAACGCAGAACAATCGTGGTTCCGTGAATTGAATGAACTCGCGAcaaaattgaaaagcacATCCGAGCCTGAAGGCTTCGGCACTAGACTTCAGGCTTTCGTCAAACAGTCCAAGCAGTTGATAGAAACACTCAAGCAGTCGCCTCCCACTGATCAACTAGAGCGTAGCATGTACctgttgctgttgaatAATAACGTTCTCAACGTGGGACAGCATCTACTGACACAGGCACAACTTATTGAACTGGTCAAGGAGAGACTTCGAAAAAGCATTGAAAGCTTGCAAATAGTGACTGGCGTTTAA